The following proteins come from a genomic window of bacterium:
- the trmD gene encoding tRNA (guanosine(37)-N1)-methyltransferase TrmD has product MRIDILTLFPEICEGPIKHSILGRAQEVGLLQVVVTNIRDFSHDPHKKVDDYSYGGGPGMVLRPEPIFEAVESLLPGKVILMTPAGRVFNQALARELSQESHLIFICGHYEGVDERVREARVDLELSIGDYVLTGGELPALVITEAVSRLIPGVLGNEASAIQDSFSEHMLEYPHYTRPREFREMSVPEVLVSGHHEEIRQWRRREALLRTFKRRPDLLAGIELSEEEKKFLKESKYGHPERADQGST; this is encoded by the coding sequence ATGCGGATTGATATCCTAACCCTTTTTCCTGAGATATGTGAGGGGCCGATTAAACATAGTATTTTGGGCCGGGCCCAAGAGGTCGGGCTCTTACAGGTAGTAGTCACTAATATCCGTGATTTTAGTCATGACCCCCATAAAAAGGTGGATGACTACTCTTATGGGGGTGGGCCGGGTATGGTTTTAAGACCGGAGCCTATCTTTGAAGCCGTGGAATCTCTACTACCAGGGAAGGTTATTTTAATGACGCCGGCGGGAAGGGTCTTTAATCAGGCCTTGGCCAGAGAACTTTCCCAAGAATCTCATCTTATCTTTATTTGTGGACATTACGAAGGCGTGGATGAAAGGGTCAGAGAGGCACGGGTCGATCTGGAATTATCTATTGGGGACTATGTTCTTACGGGGGGTGAATTGCCGGCCCTGGTAATTACCGAGGCAGTGAGTAGACTTATTCCCGGTGTGTTGGGTAATGAGGCATCAGCCATTCAGGATTCCTTTTCCGAACACATGCTGGAGTATCCTCACTACACCAGACCACGAGAGTTTAGGGAGATGTCTGTCCCTGAGGTTTTAGTTTCCGGTCATCATGAGGAGATTAGACAGTGGAGACGAAGAGAGGCCCTTTTGCGAACATTTAAGCGCCGGCCTGATCTTTTAGCCGGGATAGAACTCTCGGAAGAAGAGAAAAAATTTTTAAAGGAGAGTAAGT